From Brassica rapa cultivar Chiifu-401-42 chromosome A06, CAAS_Brap_v3.01, whole genome shotgun sequence:
ttgttttaaaatttttaaatacattctatatttgtattaatgtatattaaaatctcTTTCATTGTATATGAGaatcttttttactttttgtcaattaatttagtaaaacttcatattactccataaattggtggactaaccactataaaatcgtaatttcctagagaaacggagacagcaaaaggtccaaacctctttgaacttcatcatatgttagtgaaggatgcagttatgcaataaaacaatattttcagattttttgtttttttctcaaaatatatatgttaacccctaagaaaatattgaacttttcggtaaatactctatatactgaagcctatgatctttagtgttgttttaaattttctaaacacattctacatttgtattaatgtatattaaccTCTCtgtcatggtacatgtgcatcgttttaagtttttgacaattaatttagtaaaacttcataatactctttaaATTGATGGATtaatcactataaaatcgttattttctagagaaacggagataacaaaagctccaaacctctttgaactttatcatatgttagtgaaggatgcaactatgcattaaaacattatttttgaatttttttcagaatctatgagttaacccctacgaatatattgaatttttctttaaatgctctatatacttaagcctatgatctttagtgttgttttaaaatttctaaacatatcctacatttgtattaatatatattaaactctctttcatggtacatgtgcatcgttttaattttttgacaattgatttagtaaaacttctaatagtctctaaattggtggattgaccactataaaatccttttttctagagaaacggagacaacaaaagtttcaaacctctttgaaattcatcatatgttagtgaatgatgcaactatgtattaaaaaattattttcatatatttgaatatttctcaaaatatatgggttaacccctacgaaaagtttgagtttttcggtaaatactctatatattGAACCCTATGAGCTTTAGtgttaatttttaaacacatcatacatttgtgttaatgtatattaaactctccttcatggtacatggacatcgttttgattttttgtcaattaatttagtaagactttataatactccctaaattggtggactaaccactataaaatcgttattttctagagaaacagagacaacaaagtttcaaacctctttgaacttcatcatatgttggtgaaagatgcaactatgcataaaaatattgaattttttggtaaatactctatattttgaagaaatacatataaatacTAAATTTCTTTATGTTATTCTTGTATCACCTTGAACAAAATGAGAGTTTGATTGTTTTATCATACAAAGAGATTTCGTGTAATTCAAAACTGAAAATATAGTCGAAATATTCAAGTTTATAGTTTGCACCCATTCGAGCTACCGTCCCAAATAACCAACAGGTGATAATTTCATCAGATTCATGTCTCGTTCTAGTGTTTGGATTTATAAACTCAAATTAAGTTGGAAACtaaaaagaatactcttctagcttattcttttcttttttttgaaacttagcTTATTCGTTTCTCTTCCAATGGAAACATAAACAAGAACACAGAAATAAGAAACAGAAGCAAGTACATGATAATAAGACTTAGAAGCAACATAGAGTTGTTCAGAGAAAAAAAAGCAACATAGAGAAAAGGTAAGAAGGAATATCTTAAGAAAAGAAACAGGCAGGGGTGGTCTTGACATCGAGTTCCCAGAGTTCAAACGTTCCATTCACGAAATCGTAGTGGGCTCCTCTTATGGTGAGCTTTCCCTTCATCACTCTTTCTCTCACAAATGGGTAAGACAGCAGATTCCCCAGCGTCACATTTACCGCTTCCTGGAAAAAAGAGGCGCTCTGAGTTTCTTCCTTAAAAGTAAGACCGAAACAATGCAAAATattgtgtatattttttttattacgtACCTTCTCACAGTATGTGCACTGTTCTTCGAAGCTCAGGTCTCCATACTCCTGCTTGATCATGTTCTTCGCCGGTGTACCAATCTTGACCCAGTCTTCTATGAAGACGCTgcgatttcaaaaagaaattcagTGAAGTTAGTGAACCAACCAATCACCCAAGAAactgtctctttctttttttttcttggtaaaAACTATCTCATTCTTTTTTTGCTTAAGAAAAACCTTCTCATTCTTGATAATGTAAATTATAAGATATTTGATTAAGTTAGCGTTTTAAGGTTGGTTACCTCCTACTTGGAGCTGAATCATCTTCAATGGACATGAGACCCTTTATTCCACCACAACGGCTGTGACCAATCACCAGAATGGTCTCCACCTGGTAATTACAAAACAGTACATTATCGTAGCGTAAAAATTAGTTCACATATCTACGCATCTTATGGCCGACCATGTAAGATCAAAGGTGTTAGACAAGATAAAATATCTCTAAGAAGCAATTCTATCGAAAAACAGGaccattaattaattattacgtACGTTGAGTTTTGTAATTGGGTATTCCATAGCCGCACCAGTACCAGAGTGTTGTGTCTGCAAGTTTCCAAAGACAACAACTTGTCAAAAGTGGATAATTATTTAACCACTAACAACAACTTTTGGTGCTTGTGTAAAGATAATTAGAAAGACATGAAAATATTGGATGAACCTTGTCATAAAGTGGAACCATATTTGCAATGTTTCTAACGATGAAGGCTTCTCCAGGTTGGAAGTTCAAGATGTGAGAAGGGCTAACTCGGGAATCTGAACAAGCAAACACCAGAAACTACAAAAAGAAATTCTCACTTGTTAAAGATATCTATCATGCAGTCTGAATTCATAAAGTTAGGATTTCTATCTTTTCTTTTGGTCTTTATAATAATCATTTGACCAACTTTGCGACGGAGCTATTATAGATCAGACTCTATTAAGTTTAAGTTGGATGAGTTCATAATCTAAAATCAATTGGTGATAAGAAAATTAGTTTATCTCCATCCTATAATACTTGAGATCCTTTTTAATTTCCGAGCATTTTCTTCGGCTTCATACTATTGTTGGCTAATTAGAGAAAAGGAAACTACCAAAGGTGGAAAAAGGAATAAAGAGATTAGCAAAATTAAAACCTTGGGGTTCTGGCTCTTGGCAAGTGCTTTGAACAAGGAAGGGTTCTTCCTGGATATTTATCAAACCAACAATATAATGAGCAACCTTATTTAACCAATAACTTAAGAAACTCTTTTTATCCGTAGTATGTCTTTTGAGTAGGTAACTAGATTAAAATAATGTGTTTATAAGCACTATTATCATATAAGTATGGGGAAAAAGGTggattttatctattttaaaagtatattgAAATTCGGAATAAACGTACAAATATTTATGATTCTTGAAGTGGATAAATCCGGATTTGATTTGTTTTACGGCATCTGATGACTTCTTGGATTCAAATTCTTCTAGCTCACCAAATAACTTCTTGATCTTTGCGGCCACCTTGTTCCCGAGATCCGATTTGTTACTGCAAAATTAATTCACCTTTCATATTACACAAAATTTAGATGACAATTTGTACTCAtcaataatttcaaaaaaaaaaaatttgtactcATAAATGATGGGTCAAGGTACAGTATATGGGGGCAAAATGATCCGCGTTGTGATCAGTGACCAACCTGCAAAGTCAGTATGATCTGCTTTGCGAAAGAAAAAGAGTGTGTGTACCTGAGAAGCTCTCCTAGTCTTTCAAGGGCATCTTCATATGACTCCGTCGACATTTCTTTTCGTtctaacaaaagaagaaaatagaaaagaaaatacaaataaaaaaaggtgAATTTGCGAGATATACATAATGAATtgtaaaattaagaaaataactaTGTAAAAATTTTATGGAGAACCATGTCAATTTGACACAAAAATGCAGAAATGACTTTGTAATTGTAACTATCGATGGCTGATACTATAAAAACTAAGGTAATCAAAATCTAACAATGGTTTCATTTTGACGAGAAGAATCGGCCCAAGTCTAGTGAAACACTGACttagacttcttcttcttttttacgTCAAGTTTTAAAAAGCTTATAACATAAACTTAAGaccctaaattataaaataaatttaatttaatttttgtataaattttataattcaaatGTTTGTAGTTTGATAGACGATTGAAGTAACAATAGAGATCTTCATTATTATAAACCGAATCTAACAAAACACAAAATTGTGCAGTAAACAAGAGAAATTAGGATGATTTAAGTTTCTAGACGGACCTCGAGAGTTTCTTTGGAAATCAAAGGATTTAGAGCAagatacttaaaaataaatacaattttaGTTTATATGTTAGGAGATGACCACTAGCTACTCCACTATTTATAGTCGGAGATCAGTCACTTTCACTATACGGAAAATTCTATATGACTAATTTGTCTATTTTAAAAACAGAAAGTTTGTTATTTACAGTACTTTTAGTTAAAGCAACTTTGAAAATTCATAAATTATGCAAAACGTTTTGCAtacagaaaaacaaaaaccctCCAAGATTGAAATATTTTGGTATCAGGAGGACGAACCGAAAATAGACGTTCAATAagaaattgtttaaaatatattaagttagatattatttttcaaaaatatattagtcaaaaatattataatatttgaatttagagtttagtaatgattatttaggatttagtatttaggAGGTGTGTgagtttataaacttttataaataattcaaatctatactatactaaaagggggatataagccatggagaggatgtccacataggatagaaaaatcaaccaatcagagaatccgaaattgccatgtcatctcatttttttcgtaaaaaataaaaaaacaatgcgaaggtgagaatcgaacccgggttagtatgatatatatatagtatagttaccactaagccattgaaacatTCTTGGACACaaatacaagaaccactaagtatataatcacaaactcttatgtacatttacaataatatgaattcaactttcaagactccgatactttgttttgtaaaaaaaaaataagtaagtgactaagctaatatattcttagaaagtgtgagaacgttgacaaatatgaaaaagcatagatttttgttttcgtgacaaagttaagaattttgtaaaagtaagtttaacatataaattttcgtgacaaatatgaaaaaacatagatttttgtaaaattttgacaaaagaactcataacatacttctctaatatcttaataaaatattatttaagggtgcaataattaaatatattaattcaataaattttgtaatttatagacaaaacaataacacaacaaattttgaaacatttgtttaacctatcgattttttttcatgagaatccaactaaacaagataaaaataataattagatttacaaatatttaattaccattttattcaattttgattaatttcaaattatcataatgtatctttttgaagttacaaatatgaaaaagcatagatttttgtacaatttgacaaaacaactcaaaacatatttttctaatgtcttaataaaatattatttaaggatgcaataattaaatatattaattcaataaattttataatttatagacaaaacaataccacaacaaattttgaaacatttgtttaaccaatcgattattttttcatgagaatccaactaaacaattagatttacaaatatttaattaccattttattcaattttgattcattttaaattgtaataatgtatctttttgaagttacaaaaaaataatgttctttctttattacactagcattatatatagattctatatacacaaaataaatataatataacaacataaatttactttccccgattcatatgaaaactttttaagttatccaccaaagcaaattaattaaatcaatgaaattgttaaaatacagcaaattaatatataattttattttaaattaaattatttaaaaagtgtattttcgttaaaacaaaataataaataagtaaaactgatttgatggtaatttttatgatatatatatatatcaattctgtgaaagaaataaaagcttaatatggaaaaaaatcttaaatacaaaaacctctaaaaattaacaaaaaaactaataaattaaactatgatatcacttcaaagcttcttagaccatattaataaaatatttaagcgataattagacaaatttgattttttttccagcaaaaagtttattattaattagcatcagttatttcaagatgtttaagaaatggtggacaaaaaaataggatggacattaatgatatatgaactatgaataatactttgtgaagcagacttagataacatatatgcacatacattttcagtcctttttgatgcctaaattcaatttcttcagagtaattattccacaaatagatcgtatgagatattgttttgatatgtagatttgttttttcaatgttaagaagattgataactgtaaaaatgtctcattcgtatatgatatgtctataaccgagtccccaacatgagacaagtttgtttaaaaagtaaataattttatttttcttatattatataataaatatatattatttactgataataaaaatatagttattcatgtatcacaaatatctatgcaaatatgtgaatcaagtacaacaatcaaacaacataatgatttccacaaagaaaatttaaaaatatatttatgttatgtagtcatattttatattttttaaataatataatacaatattatacattattttttagaattgagaaatacatataatatcttatccgcgcgtagcgcggtaaaAAAATCTAGTATTTATTAATGATTCAGAATGATTAATTTAAAGAATGACATCAAATTTGAAGTGAAGTTAGAATTTCTCTTGATAAATACATCAAGTTTATTTTGTCTCCATTTATGTATtgatcttaattttttatttgaattatctTAGCTTTTTGGCCAATGAATTCTAGATAAATCTCAATTTACATAAACacataaaaatacaattttaaaccATATAcgatagtttaaatttttaacatTCTCTTTCCTATTTTTTAACCTTCCACATCACCAAGAATATAAGAGCTTTcttcagcgttaaaaaaaaattctgaagtCTTTAAACCgtaaaaatgttttagaaacaaaagaatTGGATTGTGTGGCTGAGAAAAAGGGATGAAAAAGGGATATGAATTCAAAGTATTTCTACAATctatcaaaacaaaagaaagcaaGAAATCAGATTCAACCGCTGACTGATGGAAATGGAAACACTGTAGAAGATGAGGAAGGACTAGTAACCATTGTTACTAGCTATTTTAGGAATCTGTGTGAATCATCAAACCCTGAGAAGATAAAAGATGCTTTGGGAAATATCTCGAAAATTACGAATAAGATTAACCAGAATCTCACTGTTTCAATTACAGAATGGGAGGTTAAACTTGCATTTCATGCAATGCATCGGGATAAGGCTCCTACACCATATGAATGACCGCCTTATTCTATCAGAAGTTTGATGATTGTTGATTAATTCATCAGATTCATATCTTGTTGTAGAATATTCGAAGTTATAGACAAGCTGGAAACTAAACAAATGCTCTTTAGAGCTTATTCATTACTTTTCACACAGAAacataaaaaagaaagagaaataagAATCAGAAGCAAGTACATAATAAGAACACACTTAGAAGCAACATAGAGAAAAGGTAAGTAGGACTGTTTTAAGAAAAGGCATAGGCAGGGGTGGTCTTGACGTCGAGTTCCCAGAGTTCAAACGTCCCATTCACGAAATCGTAGTGAGCTCCTCTTAAGGCAAGCTTTCCCTTCTCCACTCTTTCTCTCACGAATGGGTAAGACAACAGATTCCCCAAGGTAACGTTCACCGCTTCCTGGAAAACCCAAGTCAATCTCAGTTACAAACCCACGGCGAGACAGAAAACGGAGCaacatattttgtattttattttctattacgTACCTTTTCACAGTGAGTGCACTGTTCTTCGAAGCTCAAGTCTCCAAACTCCTGCTTGACCTTGTTCTTGGCCGATGTACCGATCTTGACCCAGTCTTCTATGAAGATGCTGCCATTTCAAAGAATTTTCAATAAAGTGATCGCCCAAGAAAGTCTCATTCTTGATAATGTACTTAAAGATAGCGTTTTGAGTTTGGTTACCTCTTATTGGGAGCTGCATCATCTTCAATTGACATAAGTGCCTTTATTCCACCACAACGGCTGTGACCAATCACAAGAATGTTCTCCACCTGTTAATAACAAAACaatgcattatatatatatcgtagGGTTAAAACTAGGTCACCTCAGGTTTTCACCAAGTTCTTATAATGGCCGACCATGTACGATCAAAAAGAGCAAGACAAGAGAAATATCTCTAAGAAGCAGTATATCTAACATGAACATTAATTAGTTATTACGTACGTTGAGTTTTGTAATTGGATATTCCATAGCCGCACCAGTACCAGAGTGTTGTGTCTGCAAGTTTCCAAAGAGACAATGCATATGTTATTTAACCACTAACGACAACTTGTGACGTTGGTGTGAAGATAATTAGAATGACATGAAAAAATTAGACGAACCTTGTCAAAAAGTGGAACCATGTTTGCAATGTTTCTAATTTCAAAGGCTTCCCCAGGTTGGAAGTTCAAGATGTGAGAAGGGCTAACTCGGGAGTCCGAACAAGCAAACACCAGAAACTGCAAAAGAAATTTTACACTTGTAAGAGGATTATCAATCAAACATGCACTCTTAACCCTCCTTTCTaatttttagggttttagtttATTAGTAGCTTGCCCATAGAGGCACTATTATAATTGCTGGACTAATCATTTTCTTCTGTTTCCTACTATTTTTGGCTGATTAGAGAAAGATGAAACGATAAAAGGAAACCAATAAGgaggaaaaataataatattaataaaagcgATCAGCAAAATTTAAAACCTTGGGATTCTGGCTCTTGGCAAGTGCATTGTACAACGAAGGTTTCTTCCTGGAAATGGATGAAACAACCATATAATGAGCAATCTTTATTTAACCAATACACATTAAAAGCATCCATAACTTCTTCCGTCTAATTTTTGGCcaacatataataataaaattgtcTAAAATGCTTTAGTTAGCCACCAAACTGGTGGGACTAAATCGATATAAGAGCatttccaatgtaaaactccatttttcttctaaaatagagtaaaaatgaaaatagagtaaaattgcttcaaccctactccattttccactccataatggagtgatgaataaacaaaaaatagattactccatttatggagtaaatttcattatagagTGAGATATAGAGTTGGATTGGAGCATTatttactccatattcacttttactctattttagaggaaaaaatggagtagggagGGAGATGCCCTAAACTATTATTGTAGAAAAACTCGGAATATTGCATGGTAATTTATCTGTTTTTGCATTTTTTGGATGTGGAATATGTTTGATATTAAGATGGACGGTTCCATACGGAATTAGGAATAAAACGTACAAAAATTTGTGAGTCTTGAAATGGATAAATCCGGATTGGATTCGTTCTACAGCATCTGATGACTTGTTGGATTTATGTTCCTCTAGCTCATCAAATAACTTCTTAATCTTTGTCGCCGCCACTTTCCCGAGATCCGATTTACAACTGCAAATTAATTCACCTTTTCATATTACACATTTTATGACATACGTACTGTATGGGTTAAGCTTTGGGAAAGTCCAAGATGTCTATCTGCAAAGTCCAAGATGTCTATCTGCTTTGGGAAAGAAAGAAAGTGTGCGTGTACCTGAGAAGCTCTCCAAGTCTTTCAAGGGTATCTTCATACGACTCGGTCGACATTTCTTTTCGTtcctaaaaccaaaaaaaaaaacaaataaacaatttagaaaagaaaatacaaGAAAAGTTATAAAACTTTACCAAAAACATGTCAATTCATTCAAAATTGAAGAGAGTCATTGATATATAATATGTTATCCctattttatattgaaaataaagAGATTGGAATGATTAGTTTCTAGGCGGACCTTGAGATGTTTTCTAAAACAAAGGATGTAGAGAGTgatataaatacaaattttactTGATATGTTAGGAGATGTTCTCTACTCCGCTATTTATAGCCAGATATCTGTCACTTTTCGTTAGGTGGAAAAATTTTATATGCTTAACTTGTCTATTTTAAAAAGAGCGGGGTTGTTATTTAAATACTTTTCGTTAAAGCAACTTTGAAAgtaaaaaattatacaaaacgTTTTGCATGCAGGAAACGAAACACCCTCCAAGTTAGaatattttggtatttaaaGGACACCAATGGAGAATTTATCAATGTTCTTCTGTCTCCATGTTTTGTAGCGGtcatgattttaaaaaaaaagattttaatttCAGTTATTTTCTATTTTCGTCAATGAATTCTAAATAACCTCTACTTTACGTGGAGATGATATAATGTTAGGAGATCAATTAAGATCGAAAACAGATAAAACAGTGGAGATGGCTAACAAGAttatacaaattataaaaaccTGATCATAGATTAGTCaacaaaaatatagaatattGTTGATATTTTCAGTATCTTTATTTATAAGAGGCATACATTTAGTGCAGAGGCGGACCCAGTAAAGGATTGGGTGTGTCAGTTGACACAGgttaaaagataaaattaatgttttttacaTAAAGACTGAAGGAGAATCATCAGTCTAGATGTTAAATGCTAAGGGGTTGACACCCCTAAACCCAAGTAAACCCAAGTAAACCCAAGTTCGATGCTCCATATTGCTTTTCTTATTGTGatctttttttaaacaaaatataatgacACAGGTTAATTTAATTGCTGGGTCCGCCACTGATTTAGTGTAAGAAGTAGCTTACTTATTGCTTAGGATTTTTTTCATCTGTGGATCCAAGCACTAGGTGAAAAATCTCATGCGCGAATATCAAACATGTAGAAGTCTAGATAGGCTTAGGTGTTTTACCCAGACTTGGAAATCGAATCGGAACCAACCTTAAAATATCTGAACTGAAACCGAATGGAATTCTTTGGATACATGTATAGATCCAAAAATAAAtctactcaaaaaaaaaacaaacccgaAAAGAACATGTCCGAACAGACTCTATGTGTTCTCTT
This genomic window contains:
- the LOC103871504 gene encoding beta carbonic anhydrase 3, giving the protein MSTESYEDALERLGELLSNKSDLGNKVAAKIKKLFGELEEFESKKSSDAVKQIKSGFIHFKNHKYLKNPSLFKALAKSQNPKFLVFACSDSRVSPSHILNFQPGEAFIVRNIANMVPLYDKTQHSGTGAAMEYPITKLNVETILVIGHSRCGGIKGLMSIEDDSAPSRSVFIEDWVKIGTPAKNMIKQEYGDLSFEEQCTYCEKEAVNVTLGNLLSYPFVRERVMKGKLTIRGAHYDFVNGTFELWELDVKTTPACFFS
- the LOC103871505 gene encoding beta carbonic anhydrase 3, which encodes MSTESYEDTLERLGELLSCKSDLGKVAATKIKKLFDELEEHKSNKSSDAVERIQSGFIHFKTHKFLKKPSLYNALAKSQNPKFLVFACSDSRVSPSHILNFQPGEAFEIRNIANMVPLFDKTQHSGTGAAMEYPITKLNVENILVIGHSRCGGIKALMSIEDDAAPNKSIFIEDWVKIGTSAKNKVKQEFGDLSFEEQCTHCEKEAVNVTLGNLLSYPFVRERVEKGKLALRGAHYDFVNGTFELWELDVKTTPAYAFS